A single genomic interval of Aureliella helgolandensis harbors:
- a CDS encoding response regulator transcription factor, with protein sequence MTDTIPNNSDSLHKPHVLLVDDDGEIIESMRYALEANGFQVSIARDGNQGLALAEKMRPDLLVLDMMMPKRSGFLVLEQLRRDGNDSVRVIMITGNEGSRHQQYAELLGVDDYLRKPFPMDRLIESAKKLVSRPADTKEE encoded by the coding sequence ATGACCGACACCATTCCCAACAATTCGGACTCGCTGCACAAGCCTCACGTACTCCTAGTGGATGACGATGGGGAAATTATCGAATCGATGCGCTACGCGCTGGAAGCGAATGGCTTCCAAGTATCGATCGCGCGCGATGGAAATCAAGGCTTAGCACTGGCCGAAAAGATGCGCCCCGATTTGCTCGTTTTGGACATGATGATGCCCAAGCGAAGTGGCTTCCTGGTCCTAGAGCAACTTCGCCGTGACGGAAATGATAGTGTGCGCGTCATTATGATTACCGGGAACGAAGGCAGCAGGCACCAGCAATACGCAGAACTTCTGGGGGTGGATGATTACCTCAGAAAGCCTTTCCCCATGGATCGTTTGATCGAGAGTGCCAAGAAGTTAGTTTCAAGACCTGCGGACACCAAAGAAGAGTAA